CGGTTTTGGCACCTGCCGCAACACCCGCAGTAGACTCAATATAGGAAGTGGTCGTGGATGTACCCATCACAGATCCTGTCACCGTTGCCAATGAATCCGCCAGCAATGCTTTACCTGCACGCGGAAGACGGTCATCTTTCATCAAACCAGCTTGTGTAGCAACCGCCACCAGTGTTCCCGCTGTGTCAAAGAAGTCCACAAAAAGGAATGTAATGACGATCACAAGGAATTGGGTGGTCATTAACGAGCCAGGATCGTTGATGATCGCATCGAATGCAGCGCCGAATGTCGGAGTGACCGGCGGAATTTTATCCACTACTTTATGAGGAACTTCTATAAGACTGACGAGCATTCCTACGACAGTTGTCATAATCATTCCATAGAAAATAGCACCTTTGATTTTTCGCACCATCATGATGACTGTGATGACTAATCCGAAAATCGTCAATAACGTGGGGCCTGCCGTTAAATCACCCAGGCCGACCAGTGTATTTTCATCCCCTACGATAATTTTTGCGTTCTGAAGACCGAGGAATGTAATGAACAAGCCTATCCCCGCTCCGACAGCAAATTTCAGCTGAGCCGGAATTGCATTAATGATCTTTTCCCGCAGCCCTGTTAATGAAAGAACGATAAAAATCAGTCCAGAAAAAAGGACGCCTGTTAATCCTGTTTGCCACGGAATACCGTATGTCAGCACTACCGTGAAAGCGAAGAATGCGTTCAGACCCATTCCTGGCGCTAACCCTATCGGATATTTGGCTATCAAGCCCATAAACAATGTTCCGACAGCAGCTGAAAGTGCCGTTGCGACGAATACTGCGCCTTTGTCCATACGCATGGAATCGGGTAAATCAGGAACAACGTCAAGAGATAACATGATCGGGTTGACTGCTAAAATATAAGCCATGGCTAAAAACGTAGTAATTCCGCCAATGATTTCGCGACGATAGTTAGTACCAAGCTTATCAAACTCAAAATATTTTTTCATTGTGACCTTCCTTATGCTTAGTATGTAAAAAGAGGCAAGCGAAATAACTTCGCATGCCTCTCCTTTAATCCAATAGAAAATAATCTTCTATTACGGATCGTAGTCGAAACATTTACGGTGTTTCGGTAGAGACTTCCAGGCCTTATTCCCAGCGTTATACGATCATATTTTGTTGTTTATCTCATTCCCACT
The Sporosarcina sp. P33 genome window above contains:
- a CDS encoding NCS2 family permease, yielding MKKYFEFDKLGTNYRREIIGGITTFLAMAYILAVNPIMLSLDVVPDLPDSMRMDKGAVFVATALSAAVGTLFMGLIAKYPIGLAPGMGLNAFFAFTVVLTYGIPWQTGLTGVLFSGLIFIVLSLTGLREKIINAIPAQLKFAVGAGIGLFITFLGLQNAKIIVGDENTLVGLGDLTAGPTLLTIFGLVITVIMMVRKIKGAIFYGMIMTTVVGMLVSLIEVPHKVVDKIPPVTPTFGAAFDAIINDPGSLMTTQFLVIVITFLFVDFFDTAGTLVAVATQAGLMKDDRLPRAGKALLADSLATVTGSVMGTSTTTSYIESTAGVAAGAKTGFASIVTAVLFLLALFFSPLLLVITPAVTAPALIIVGVLMVSTLGNIEWNRFEIAVPAFFTIIAMPLTYSIATGIAIGFVFYPITMLVSGRRKEIHPIMYGLFVIFILYFIFIK